From a single Apium graveolens cultivar Ventura chromosome 2, ASM990537v1, whole genome shotgun sequence genomic region:
- the LOC141707063 gene encoding beta-glucuronosyltransferase GlcAT14A-like, translating into MSPFTRVRKIGHFNSGSIFRDRKWIKPFLASSFILITLFTSVGVLMFSSSFVWDPHQFDIASFTRSDTSGYFVESDLNRLSEISSVLKTEAPRFAYLISGTNGDGQRMMRTLQAVYHPRNQYILHLDLEALPREMLDLTMSVKNDPLFREIDNVYVMEKSNMVTYRGPTMIATTLQAIAILLKKSASWDWFINLSASDYPLMTQDDMLHVFSNMSRNLNFIEHTKIRGWKLNRRAKPIIVDPGLYLSKKSGIFWTTQRRSVPTSFKLFTGSAWAILSRSFVEYCIWGWNSLPRTILMYYTNFISSPEGYFHTVICNTEAYRHTAISHDLHYIAWDSPPKQHPKSLTIKDFDNMVNSSAPFARKFDKDDPVLDKIDKELLGRNNRFAPGSWCIGSSEGGVDPCSSVGDDSVFKPGPGSERLKVLIKKLLSREFREKQCKL; encoded by the exons ATGAGTCCGTTTACGAGGGTGAGGAAAATTGGTCACTTTAACTCTGGAAGTATATTCAGGGATAGAAAGTGGATTAAACCTTTTCTTGCTAGTTCATTTATCTTGATTACTCTGTTTACATCTGTTGGTGTTTTGATGTTTTCATCCTCTTTTGTTTGGGATCCACATCAATTCGACATTGCTTCATTTACAAGGTCTGACACAAGTGGATATTTTGTGGAATCAGATTTAAACAGATTATCTGAAATCAGCAGTGTTTTAAAAACAGAAGCACCGAGATTTGCTTATCTTATTTCAGGCACAAATGGTGATGGTCAAAGAATGATGAGAACCTTGCAAGCTGTTTATCATCCCAGAAATCAGTATATACTGCACTTGGATCTTGAGGCTTTGCCACGTGAAATGTTGGACTTAACAATGTCGGTGAAGAATGATCCCTTGTTTCGTGAAATTGATAATGTTTATGTGATGGAAAAGTCCAATATGGTGACATATAGAGGGCCTACAATGATTGCAACTACTCTTCAAGCAATTGCAATTTTGCTAAAGAAGAGCGCAAGCTGGGACTGGTTTATAAACCTCAGCGCTTCAGATTATCCTCTTATGACACAAGATG ACATGCTTCATGTTTTCTCTAATATGTCCAGAAATCTGAATTTTATTGAACACACAAAGATACGTGGTTGGAAACT AAATCGCAGAGCAAAGCCGATTATAGTTGATCCAGGTCTTTACTTGTCGAAGAAATCTGGCATATTTTGGACCACCCAACGCAGATCAGTCCCGACCTCTTTTAAGTTGTTTACTG GCTCAGCTTGGGCGATTCTTAGCAGATCGTTCGTCGAATACTGTATATGGGGATGGAATAGTCTTCCTAGGACTATCTTAATGTACTATACAAATTTCATCTCCTCTCCAGAAGGCTATTTCCATACAGTTATCTGCAACACTGAAGCATATCGTCACACTGCAATAAGCCATGATCTCCATTACATTGCTTGGGACAGTCCTCCAAAGCAACATCCCAAGTCCTTGACCATCAAAGATTTTGACAATATGGTAAATAGCAGTGCTCCGTTTGCCAGAAAGTTTGACAAGGATGATCCAGTATTGGACAAGATTGATAAAGAGCTTCTTGGGCGTAATAATCGATTTGCCCCAGGATCATGGTGCATAGGTAGCTCAGAAGGCGGGGTTGATCCTTGCTCCTCCGTAGGTGATGATTCCGTGTTTAAACCAGGCCCTGGTTCAGAGAGGTTGAAAGTGCTAATTAAAAAGCTTCTATCTAGGGAATTTCGAGAAAAGCAATGTAAACTATAA
- the LOC141707062 gene encoding putative galacturonosyltransferase 10 — protein sequence MGRRGQEFRRTGRRRLSNVFWFTLCGLLILLFIVLLTRDTTSSSRSVLDKKSYRQDRILEGLNITDEMLSADSVTRKLSDQIALAKAFVVIAKESNNLQFAWELSAQIRNSQVLLSNAALRRVPLTNSESEVAIRDMALLLYQAQQLHYDSATMIMRMKAKIQGLEEQKNSVSEKSSKYGQIAAEEVPKSLYCLGVRLTTEWFKNSNIQKRLKEKIQVATRLRDNSMYHFCVFSDNILATSVVVNSTALNSKNPEKVVFHLVTDEVNYAAMKAWFSMNSFRGVTVDVQKIEEFRWLNASYVPVLKQLQDSETRSYYFSGNNDGGKTPIKFRNPKYLSMLNHLRFYIPEVFPSLDKIVFLDDDVVVQKDLSPLFSIDLKGNVNGAVETCMETFHRYHKYLNYSHPLIRSHFDPDACGWAFGMNVFDLVQWKKKNVTGIYHYWQEKNVDRTLWKLGTLPPGLLTFYGLTEPLAPAWHVLGLGYTNVDSQLIENGAVLHYNGNSKPWLKIGMEKYKPLWDKYIGYDHPLLQQCNVH from the exons ATGGGGCGGAGAGGACAGGAATTCCGGCGAACTGGCCGCCGGAGACTATCAAATGTATTCTGGTTCACATTATGTGGTCTTCTAATCTTGCTTTTCATCGTCTTGCTCACTCGTGACACCACTTCTTCATCCAGATCTGTGTTGGATAAG AAATCTTACAGGCAAGACAGGATTCTAGAAGGTCTTAACATTACAGATGAAATGTTGAGTGCTGATTCAGTTACAAGGAAACTTAGTGATCAAATTGCACTTGCAAAGGCATTTGTAGTAATTGCAAAAGAAAGCAACAACCTCCAATTTGCTTGGGAATTAAGTGCCCAGATTCGTAATTCACAGGTCCTCCTTTCTAATGCTGCTCTTAGACGAGTTCCTTTGACGAACAGCGAATCAGAAGTCGCTATTCGTGACATGGCGTTATTGTTATACCAAGCTCAGCAGCTCCACTATGACAGTGCAACCATGATCATGAGAATGAAAGCCAAAATTCAGGGTCTTGAAGAACAGAAAAATTCAGTGAGTGAGAAGAGCTCCAAATATGGGCAGATAGCAGCCGAGGAAGTCCCGAAGAGTCTATACTGCCTTGGTGTTCGGCTGACAACAGAATGGTTCAAAAACTCAAATATACAGAAAAGACTCAAAGAGAAAATACAAGTAGCCACGAGACTGAGAGATAACAGTATGTATCATTTCTGTGTCTTCTCTGACAACATTCTTGCAACATCGGTTGTGGTAAATTCAACTgctttaaattccaaaaatcctGAGAAGGTAGTCTTTCATCTCgtaactgatgaagtgaattatGCTGCAATGAAGGCGTGGTTCTCTATGAACAGTTTCAGAGGAGTAACTGTTGACGTACAAAAGATAGAGGAGTTTAGATGGCTAAATGCTTCCTATGTTCCTGTTCTTAAGCAGCTCCAAGACTCTGAAACTCGAAGTTACTACTTTTCTGGCAACAATGATGGTGGCAAGACTCCAATAAAGTTTCGAAACCCTAAATATCTATCCATGTTAAATCACCTTAGGTTCTATATCCCAGAAGTATTTCCTTCACTTGACAAGATAGTTTTCCTTGATGATGATGTTGTCGTACAGAAGGATCTATCACCTCTATTCTCCATAGATCTAAAGGGCAATGTTAATGGTGCTGTTGAGACCTGCATGGAGACGTTTCACAGATACCACAAGTACTTGAACTATTCTCACCCACTCATACGATCTCATTTTGATCCAGATGCTTGTGGATGGGCATTTGGAATGAATGTTTTTGACTTGGTTCAATGGAAGAAAAAGAATGTGACTGGAATTTACCACTATTGGCAAGAAAAAAATGTAGACCGCACCTTGTGGAAACTTGGGACACTACCCCCAGGACTTTTAACTTTCTACGGATTGACTGAGCCGTTAGCCCCTGCTTGGCATGTGTTGGGGCTAGGCTACACAAATGTTGATTCTCAGTTGATAGAAAATGGGGCTGTATTGCACTACAATGGGAACTCGAAGCCTTGGTTGAAGATAGGAATGGAGAAATACAAACCCCTTTGGGACAAATACATTGGTTACGACCATCCTCTGTTGCAGCAGTGTAATGTTCATTAA